The Alteribacter populi genomic sequence TACGGATCAGATGCACATGCCGCATCCCAATTAGCAAGCGGTGCCGCAATCGTACAACCTTTTTTTCGATCAAAATAGAATTATGTGTGGTTGTCAAGGACCTCCTTTGGAATCTCAGCATCAAATAGTTGAGACAACCAACCAGTGAGTTCCTGGTAATAGCGTTGAATAAAATGATTTTCATGAGGCATGAGGTGGTAGACCTCCCGAATATACTGCGGATGTAAAAAAGGTAAGATGAGCATTCCCCTAAGCTGTAAGATCCAATAATCGTTAGGAGGATGACGAAATTCTCCCTTTTCAAAACCCACTTTAACAATCTTTTTGTACAACGATTTTTCTTTTGTTAAATACGTGGTCATCAATTCTCTAACTAAGATCGTATCTAACGTAATCTCCCTGTGAACAAATCTAGCAAGGTGATGTTTACTTTGCTGATAAACTAAAACGTCCCAAATGGACGATAATAATGCAGCACCACAACCGGTTTGATCCATATGAAAAGTGTGGCGTTCAATTGAGGCTACATACCCCTCTAAAAAGTCGGTCATTAAATGTTCTAAAAGGCCTTGTTTACTTCCGAAATAATACGATATTAATGCCGCATTAGCTTCTGCTTGAGCTGCAATATCCCTAACTGACGTTCCGGAATAGCCTTTAACGTTGAATAGATCAATAGCTGCACGTAACACCTTTTCTTTTGATGCTGTACGCGATGACATTTTCATTCACTCCTTTGACCAAACAGGCCCTTTATCCTATAATTCGCAAAAAAATTACAATTCCCTGCAAAAAGACATCGAAATACGCAAGCTTTTTTATATAATAAATGAATTTCATAATTCTGAGCCTTGGCGGTTCGTCCGCGGAAAGC encodes the following:
- the refZ gene encoding forespore capture DNA-binding protein RefZ, which codes for MSSRTASKEKVLRAAIDLFNVKGYSGTSVRDIAAQAEANAALISYYFGSKQGLLEHLMTDFLEGYVASIERHTFHMDQTGCGAALLSSIWDVLVYQQSKHHLARFVHREITLDTILVRELMTTYLTKEKSLYKKIVKVGFEKGEFRHPPNDYWILQLRGMLILPFLHPQYIREVYHLMPHENHFIQRYYQELTGWLSQLFDAEIPKEVLDNHT